TCCCAAGGCCACAGGCAGAGCCGATGGCCAAAAGGTAAAATCCAAAACGTGTCCTCCACGAGCCGCGCTTCACCGCCATTAAGACCCCTTACGACTCTTCATACAGAAGATACGAATCGGAATCCCTTGCAGACCCCAACGCTCTTTGATGTTCTTAATCAAGAAGCGGCGGTACGCATTGGTCACGCCTTGTGGGTGATTCGCAAAGGCGATAAATGCCGGCGGCACTTGGTAAGTTTGCGTGAGATAGTAAAACTTCACATTGTTATTACCATAAACCGGAGCCGGAGCTTTACGGATGGTCTCGAAGAAGAATTCATTAAGATCCGCCGTTGGGATTTTGCTACGGAGCTTCTCGCCCACGCGCTCGACTTCTTCGTAAAGGTCATTTAAGCCGTGCGACATCTTCGCACTTGTGAACACCACTGGAACGTCGTCAAAGAAGTGAAACGTGCGTTCCACTTGCTCACGGAATGTTTTGCGGTACTCAGGAATGTCTTTTTGGCCAAGATCTGATTTATTCGCAACGAGGATCACGCCACGGTGGTCCTCAAGGATTGCCTGCATGATCTTCGCATCTTGATCCGTAGGACCAACGGTGCCGTCCACTACGAGCAATACGAGGTCCGCGCGACGGATCGCCTCTTGAGATTTGAAAGCAGAAATGATTTCCAAATCCTCTTCACGACGAGCCGAACGGCGAAGACCGGCTGTATCAACGAGATAAAACTTTTTATCATTCACATAGAAAGGAGCTTCCACCGAATCGATGGTCGTTCCGGCGATATCAGAAACGAGCATACGATTCATACCCAAGATCGCATTGCTGAGAGAGCTCTTACCCACGTTCGGCTTTCCAACAATGGCAATACGCAATCCCTCTTTGATCTCTTCTTTGTGCTCAGGGATTTGCTTTGTCACCCACTCAAGAATGTCCGACACCCCACGACGTTGCTCAAACGAAGCGGCCACGATATCAACGCCAAACTCATAGAAATCCGCTTTCGCCATTTCTTCTTCGCTAACGCTATCGACTTTATTAATCACGAGCAAGAACGGCTTACCGGTCTGTTTTGCGATGCGAATAAT
Above is a genomic segment from Bdellovibrionales bacterium containing:
- the der gene encoding ribosome biogenesis GTPase Der; the protein is MMGTPKVAVIGRPNVGKSTLFNIVTETRKAVVKNQSGVTRDILIEPVEIWGKQFDMIDTGGITEAGDLFSKLIREQVSEFLHSVDLIVAVMDGRAGLVPEDRDIIRIAKQTGKPFLLVINKVDSVSEEEMAKADFYEFGVDIVAASFEQRRGVSDILEWVTKQIPEHKEEIKEGLRIAIVGKPNVGKSSLSNAILGMNRMLVSDIAGTTIDSVEAPFYVNDKKFYLVDTAGLRRSARREEDLEIISAFKSQEAIRRADLVLLVVDGTVGPTDQDAKIMQAILEDHRGVILVANKSDLGQKDIPEYRKTFREQVERTFHFFDDVPVVFTSAKMSHGLNDLYEEVERVGEKLRSKIPTADLNEFFFETIRKAPAPVYGNNNVKFYYLTQTYQVPPAFIAFANHPQGVTNAYRRFLIKNIKERWGLQGIPIRIFCMKSRKGS